Below is a window of Populus trichocarpa isolate Nisqually-1 chromosome 3, P.trichocarpa_v4.1, whole genome shotgun sequence DNA.
GACCAATGCAGCAAAATTGATGGTTTTATGCACCAATGCATTATTTGAATCTGGATTCTGTGCTTCCAATAATTCGGGGAAACTGGATTGATATGGCTGGGATATCCTCCTTGCAATTTCCACGGATTCCAGTAAAGATCCACCACTGTGGACAGCAAGGCTAAATGCAGTAACTACCAATGGATCTTGAGGCTGATCAACCAGAGCCTTATGGAAAGCGAAAATGCCTAACCTGTGCAATGTCATCTAGTAATTATCTTGTAACTATTCCAGACATGCATGCATAACATATCAATCACTAGAATACACACTGCAACAGTTATCCTGAAGGATTGGAAGTATAAATCCATAATCATGAAACAGTCCACCTTCTTTACTTCAACTCGGTACAATCCTTATCACAGCTCAGGATGCAGATTGCACGACACTATATTGATTATCAAACAACAGACTCCTTTTTAAATGTGACTAATTATGCAAACCAGAAAACAGAATCTTCGTATAAACGattaaaacttgtaaaaaaaacttgaccaTATGATTGCAGCAGTACCAGCTACATCTCACCATAAGCTAGAGTGGCATGGCCGATCAGGTGCTACTAGTCTATCAAGATTGGAAAACAAAGACTGAAAAAGCACAAAGAAGAGGCAATTATGTTAGTATAGATGCTACAGAGGGGGGATGTCTTACAAGGACAAAACAGTATTATTGAAGACAATGAGAGTGCAGGAGATAAGAATAAGATGATGGTGTTGTTTGCTAGAAGAAGACAGATGGAATGCAGCATGTGCAAAAAATCAACCTACAACATCTATGATGCAACATATTTGACAGCAAACAGTGGCAGTAAAACAAGGACAGGTGTAAGTAGAACACAATTATAACAACATGCATCTTCACATACCAGAAGCATATTTGATCTCTCATCCCGTCTTCGAAAGCCTTGGGAAACAAAATAAGACGCCTGCATCATGAAGCTAGTTAAATATTTCATGGACACCAATTTTACATTGTATATCAAGAAGGGAAACATGATACTTGGATGGGTAGAAGGATctctagaagtccaaatctCCACATTAATCTCAAAGAAGCTTCTGCAGATCCATATGCGAACATATAATTCAGTTCCAAGAGTATCCTACCCTACAAGcacatggaagaaaaaaaactgaagtgaAATTACCAATGACATTAACAGACTCGGTAGAGGAAATTAATACCTTGTCCAGCCTAAGCACAGAATGAGAAAGCTCTTTTAGAGAAAGAGCAAGATCTCTAGTAAAACCAAAATGTAAACGGGCAGCAATTCTGATTGCACGTAAAATGCGACCTGGGGATTAATTAGTGGCAGGATTAGATGATTTATCTAAAAAATGAGTACAAGCACTTTAAAATGGTACTATTGAGCATCATGTTCGGCAAAAGCACAGTATATCAAACAGTAAACTGGAAAAACTAACCACTTAATAAGGAGGTAGAAACTCACCACTATCCTCCACGAAAGAAAGATTTGCAGGTATTACTGTACGGACCTACAGATAACCATTAAAAGATGAATGTCATTGGCAATTTCAACATGCCTCGATCAACTAGTGAACCAGATATTTTATCAGATGCGTGCATACTTTGGTTTTCTTAATGTCTGTAATTCCTCCCATATAGTCATACACTATGTTCGCATATGGATCAAGCATCAACCTGCCAAAAGCATACGgtaatcacaaaatcaaagttACAAAATTGCCTTCAAGTAATTATGCAAAGTTCTCAGACAACTTATCTAACATAATTTGCTAAAAGGAAGACAACCAATGCCAGATATCAGTTAATCCCAACTTGAAAAAATGCAAGTATCAAAGATGTACCCGTTGATTGTAAAGTCCCGCTGCAAGCAGTTCCTCCATCGAATAAAATCGCGCTCACTGCAACCTCGAGGTTTTCTGACATTACCATTGAATTTCCCATCAGACTTCAATTGAGAAGTGCTAAAACTTGAAACCTATTAAATAAATGGACTCCATTAAACCTAAACATGTAGGTAGactaaaggaaattaaaaatgtACAAGTAGACTGGAAATATCACAGAATAAGACCTGACCatgatcacttttttttaacGTAGGAAATAAACTGACTGGGGCGGGGGGACTTTATTGGCCAAGTATTTGAATATGGAATAGAAGGTTATGGACAAACCTCCACAATGGCATCATCCACATGCACGTGGCATATAGGAAACCGTTTCCCAACAATTTCACATCGATGAAAGGCTTTTCTTACCTGCGATGGCAAGAATGTTTAATGTGCATAATTAGCATctccacaaaaaaaatgaaatgaaagtaAGCATGAAGGCCCAGAATTGGCAAGAATATTGATCAAGCCAGAAGAATGTAATCTGAGATAGATTTCGTATAAGATTTATGAATACTGATCGATTTCACATTGATGAATTTCATCAGTGAGATCAATGCATACAGGTATCCATAACATATTTGTTAGAGATTAAAGGAGATTGGAGGGAATTTAAAGTTGTAGAGGGTAATGTGCTTGTATGCAAAAGGTACAGTGTAATGGTTTAATTATGTGATGCCTTTCCAATTTCCAACGAAACCAATTGTCAATACActgggaaaaggaaaaaaaaaacaaagaatttagGTAGAGAAAACCTGCTTAAGTTCAGCTGAAGTTATAACATCAAAGTCTTTTGGGATTCTCTTTAAGATAAGATCCCTTACACAACCTCCAACAAGGTAGACCTCATATCCTACACCAAGCAAGGATCATTTTCATATCTAACAATACAAGTAAtgcatttcaaataaaaaccacaaaaacaagaataatagCACATATAGATGATCCAACCTTTCTTCTTGAGCCCATTAAGCACGACTCTTGTAGGTCTTGATATAATTGAATTACTGATTCCAAGTTCTTCAGCGTCCAGC
It encodes the following:
- the LOC7496538 gene encoding uncharacterized protein LOC7496538 isoform X1; its protein translation is MTVVVAWTTHLCFHHPLLYHIRHCSNSVVAVASTTEHKEEGHLPVINSASKKEKVVNGERKAPEWKKLDAEELGISNSIISRPTRVVLNGLKKKGYEVYLVGGCVRDLILKRIPKDFDVITSAELKQVRKAFHRCEIVGKRFPICHVHVDDAIVEVSSFSTSQLKSDGKFNGNVRKPRGCSERDFIRWRNCLQRDFTINGLMLDPYANIVYDYMGGITDIKKTKVRTVIPANLSFVEDSGRILRAIRIAARLHFGFTRDLALSLKELSHSVLRLDKGRILLELNYMFAYGSAEASLRLMWRFGLLEILLPIQASYFVSQGFRRRDERSNMLLSLFSNLDRLVAPDRPCHSSLWLGIFAFHKALVDQPQDPLVVTAFSLAVHSGGSLLESVEIARRISQPYQSSFPELLEAQNPDSNNALVHKTINFAALVKTALCNMTDGCYVSKAMAKYPKAPSSDLVFIPMALFLRVSKIFECVRRRGMETRFVRRQGRKIDYESLAMGSLEEVRHVFARIVFDTVYPPNQSNENNVANQRP
- the LOC7496538 gene encoding uncharacterized protein LOC7496538 isoform X2 gives rise to the protein MTVVVAWTTHLCFHHPLLYHIRHCSNSVVAVASTTEHKEEGHLPVINSASKKEKVNGERKAPEWKKLDAEELGISNSIISRPTRVVLNGLKKKGYEVYLVGGCVRDLILKRIPKDFDVITSAELKQVRKAFHRCEIVGKRFPICHVHVDDAIVEVSSFSTSQLKSDGKFNGNVRKPRGCSERDFIRWRNCLQRDFTINGLMLDPYANIVYDYMGGITDIKKTKVRTVIPANLSFVEDSGRILRAIRIAARLHFGFTRDLALSLKELSHSVLRLDKGRILLELNYMFAYGSAEASLRLMWRFGLLEILLPIQASYFVSQGFRRRDERSNMLLSLFSNLDRLVAPDRPCHSSLWLGIFAFHKALVDQPQDPLVVTAFSLAVHSGGSLLESVEIARRISQPYQSSFPELLEAQNPDSNNALVHKTINFAALVKTALCNMTDGCYVSKAMAKYPKAPSSDLVFIPMALFLRVSKIFECVRRRGMETRFVRRQGRKIDYESLAMGSLEEVRHVFARIVFDTVYPPNQSNENNVANQRP
- the LOC7496538 gene encoding uncharacterized protein LOC7496538 isoform X3, with the translated sequence MVKERHLNGRSWTLKNLESVIQLYQDLQESCLMGSRRKVRKAFHRCEIVGKRFPICHVHVDDAIVEVSSFSTSQLKSDGKFNGNVRKPRGCSERDFIRWRNCLQRDFTINGLMLDPYANIVYDYMGGITDIKKTKVRTVIPANLSFVEDSGRILRAIRIAARLHFGFTRDLALSLKELSHSVLRLDKGRILLELNYMFAYGSAEASLRLMWRFGLLEILLPIQASYFVSQGFRRRDERSNMLLSLFSNLDRLVAPDRPCHSSLWLGIFAFHKALVDQPQDPLVVTAFSLAVHSGGSLLESVEIARRISQPYQSSFPELLEAQNPDSNNALVHKTINFAALVKTALCNMTDGCYVSKAMAKYPKAPSSDLVFIPMALFLRVSKIFECVRRRGMETRFVRRQGRKIDYESLAMGSLEEVRHVFARIVFDTVYPPNQSNENNVANQRP